One genomic region from Cydia amplana chromosome Z, ilCydAmpl1.1, whole genome shotgun sequence encodes:
- the LOC134661209 gene encoding uncharacterized protein LOC134661209 produces the protein MKFLIFLTLAVMATQAKILMSPNSLSAAMESNEIDDAPLAQAAMLSEKLYIPMSRLMTCNNSGCQAVCHALGYKHGRCVSDTTCECYN, from the exons atgaaatttttaattttcttgacTTTGGCGGTGATGGCAACCCAGGCGAAGATCCTCATGTCACCCAACAGCCTGTCTGCTGCCATGGAGAGTAATGAAATTGACG ATGCGCCCTTGGCCCAGGCAGCCATGCTGTCGGAGAAGCTATACATCCCGATGTCGCGACTGATGACGTGCAACAACAGCGGCTGCCAGGCCGTCTGCCACGCCCTCGGCTACAAGCACGGCCGGTGTGTCAGCGACACGACGTGCGAGTGCTACAACTAG